A genomic window from Coccinella septempunctata chromosome 9, icCocSept1.1, whole genome shotgun sequence includes:
- the LOC123320472 gene encoding uncharacterized protein LOC123320472, translated as MCNLIFKKAIRMSRPATRGSRRVAANQEDQVSSSGSSGRRTTQKCMQYFITASLPENFPATENPRKTFRRKLEKQLRISIQGEQQDQQLEIVTFCVGMEPYETTDLDGGDSDEEYISNYSANGELLFLNQSSNSSLENRLAKFHIHSYTQFNVKVDFEIMRQVVLSMDDGNWAAGLDIQSVKNKSKVIKYITKLDTKPYSNMSTSTFSFQYQIYMWAYNNYKNPYNPLDPFVVKNQRSANFLQSYLAAFSRKMESAVVPSLQPLTLTYNCPWTIEVTNWFNEKLRTFRHKDPQLYLWGDSNVGKSYFVEKILVGSEKSQRIYYPERSKWAFSTLDVSFHELILFEEADFSNISHGNLKRLLEGSSFSAEVKYGNQKDFAWEKPIIFVSNYPPQHYSVDQALLNRLKVVHATEPYFINYSRCYSVNISEEPRQSPPVPDSSIVNNVNNGANLVPDEFTSAVRNSQDTSFSTNVNVQFTRLRPNIRRQENS; from the exons ATGTGTaatttaatttttaaaaaaGCTATAAGAATGTCGAGACCAGCTACAAGAGGATCGCGACGCGTAGCTGCCAATCAGGAGGATCAAGTATCATCATCTGGCTCAAGTGGGAGGCGTACAACTCAGAAAT gtATGCAGTATTTCATCACCGCCTCATTGCCGGAGAATTTTCCCGCGACAGAGAACCCCCGTAAAACTTTCAGGAGGAAATTGGAGAAGCAATTGAGGATCTCAATACAGGGCGAACAACAAGATCAGCAGCTGGAAATTGTCACGTTTTGTGTTGGTATGGAGCCTTACGAAACTACCGATTTAGATGGAGGTGATTCGGACGAAGAATACATCTCCAATTACAGCGCTAATGGTGAGCTGTTATTTTTAAATCAGTCGTCCAATTCTTCTTTGGAGAATCGACTCGCCAAATTTCACATCCATTCTTATACGCAATTCAATGTTAAAGttgatttcgaaataatgaggCAGGTCGTTTTAAGTATGGATGATGGAAATTGGGCTGCTGGTTTGGACATTCAATCTGTAAAAAATAAGAGCAAAGTCATAAAATATATTACTAAGCTGGATACGAAACCCTATAGTAATATGTCCACATCAACCTTTTCTTTTCAATACCAAATATACATGTGGGCgtataataattataaaaatccttataatcCGCTCGATCCCTTTGTCGTAAAAAATCAAAGGAGCGCTAATTTTTTACAGTCATATTTAGCCGCATTCTCGCGAAAAATGGAGTCTGCCGTTGTGCCCTCTCTCCAGCCTTTAACTTTAACATATAATTGTCCTTGGACAATAGAGGTTACTAATTGGTTCAACGAAAAGCTGAGGACCTTTCGTCATAAGGATCCTCAGCTATATCTGTGGGGTGACAGTAACGTTGGCAAATcgtattttgttgaaaaaatattggtGGGAAGTGAAAAAAGTCAAAGAATATATTATCCTGAGAGATCGAAATGGGCTTTTTCCACGTTGGACGTGTCATTTCACGAACTTATTTTATTCGAGGAAGCTGATTTTTCGAATATTAGCCACGGAAACTTGAAAAGGCTATTAGAAGGATCTTCGTTTTCTGCCGAAGTAAAATATGGAAATCAGAAAGATTTTGCTTGGGAAAAACCCATAATTTTCGTCTCGAACTATCCGCCCCAGCATTATTCCGTAGATCAGGCTCTTCTCAATCGCCTGAAGGTCGTTCATGCGACAGAGCCGTACTTCATAAATTATAGTCGGTGTTATTCCGTGAATATTTCCGAGGAGCCTCGACAGTCACCTCCTGTCCCCGATTCGTCTATAGTGAATAATGTAAATAATGGCGCAAATCTAGTTCCTGATGAATTTACTTCGGCAGTACGAAACTCTCAGGATACTTCATTTTCCACCAATGTTAACGTACAATTTACTAGGCTGAGACCTAACATTAGGCGTCAGGAGAATAGTTGA
- the LOC123320480 gene encoding uncharacterized protein LOC123320480, with protein MEHPPFFEEVHSILGEKHKTHPKHLVDSLEDEPMPEAPMPVQEAQVMDEGASCSYTTRTEPAITDRFKNLRDTPTSRTNKGDLVLQELRSHQVEQRRQFDVLAAHLKKTEEQREKLLNIMEEFFTRKRKRQEDSDGE; from the exons ATGGAGCATCCTCCATTTTTTGAGGAGGTCCACTCAATTTTAG GTGAGAAGCATAAGACTCATCCCAAGCATTTAGTGGACAGCTTGGAGGATGAGCCAATGCCTGAGGCCCCTATGCCCGTGCAAGAAGCGCAAGTAATGGATGAGGGCGCTTCTTGCAGCTACACCACTCGAACGGAACCAGCCATAACTGACCGGTTCAAAAACCTGAGAGACACTCCAACCTCCAGAACCAACAAAGGGGATCTGGTTCTTCAGGAATTGAGGAGCCACCAGGTAGAACAAAGGAGGCAGTTCGACGTGCTTGCTGCTCATCTAAAAAAAACAGAGGAGCAGAGGGAGAAGCTCCTCAATATAATGGAGGAATTTTTCACAAGAAAGAGGAAGAGGCAGGAAGATTCTGATGGAGAATAA
- the LOC123321097 gene encoding uncharacterized protein LOC123321097: MENYSYQIVVNIEGEDKTIIVPDMGTAQLLLNDSDAAREYYYSQISQSQLAENLESEAFQTQQYQASNFEEHADNLESEAFQEDEENVFTNEEGVIWLKKKPTDTDVAATHLMLRSRDQKKEEFNNKKNNKRQLWAGIAEEMTRNEFMHT, from the exons atggaGAATTATAGCTACCAGATAGTAGTCAATATAGAAGGGGAGGACAAAACAATTATTGTGCCTGATATGGGGACTGCCCAACTTTTATTGAAtg attCTGATGCAGCAAGGGAATATTACTATTCCCAGATTTCTCAATCTCAGCTTGCAGAGAATTTGGAGAGTGAAG CTTTTCAAACTCAGCAATATCAGGCATCGAATTTCGAAGAGCATGCAGATAATTTGGAGAGTGAAG CTTTTCAAGAAGATGAGGAGAATGTTTTTACAAATGAGGAAGGTGTGAtttggttaaaaaaaaaacctactGATACCGACGTTGCCGCAACACATCTCATGTTGAGATCAAGAGATCAGAAAAAGGAGGagtttaataataaaaaaaataacaagagaCAGCTATGGGCTGGGATAGCTGAAGAGATGACGAGGAACGAATTTAT GCATACTTGA
- the LOC123320476 gene encoding uncharacterized protein LOC123320476, with protein sequence MMDEQRTEAAIEDSFNCVSSIKTIFRSFLSPTENMSRKMLQKYRHFVIRYFPLLLKLVSESRGCNSSACFSPNEVAARKVDPLVEHFSLENRARFVGNIVENRPGPPFSEDPSFLNLMSSTQNPSQPSSWSHPLSTSQILLPQSTSPVQPVLSTQPLSSSQPILTQPASSLTSETFLINVENTLFSQEYSTAQNHLEFVEDKIKLEKNDVSKIAELTVRECKMAAGSEE encoded by the exons ATGATGGATGAGCAACGTACGGAGGCAGCAATTGAGGATTCTTTTAATTGTGTCTCAAGCATCAAGACTATTTTCAGATCCTTTCTGTCTCCGACGGAGAATATGAGCAGGAAGATGCTTCAAAAATATAGGCATTTTGTAATAAGATATTTTCCTCTACTGCTCAAATTGGTGTCAGAAAGTAGGGGATGCAACAGTTCTGCATGTTTTTCCCCAAATGAAGTTGCGGCCAGAAAAGTTGATCCATTGGTGGAGCATTTTTCTCTCGAAAACCGAGCAAGATTTGTCGGGAATATTGTGGAAAACAGACCTGGTCCTCCCTTCTCAGAAGATCCCT CATTTTTAAACTTGATGTCTTCAACGCAAAATCCGTCTCAGCCTTCTTCATGGTCTCATCCATTGTCAACGTCTCAGATATTATTGCCTCAGTCAACGTCACCGGTACAACCAGTCTTATCTACTCAGCCATTGTCTTCGTCTCAGCCTATATTGACTCAGCCAGCTTCATCCTTAACCTCAGAAACATTTCTTATTAATGTGGAAAATACTTTGTTCAGCCAAGAGTATTCAACAGCACAGAACCACTTGGAGTTTGTCGAAGACAAAATCAAATTGGAGAAAAACGATGTCAGCAAAATAGCAGagctgacagtccgagaatgcaAAATGGCTGCTGGCTCGGAAGAATAG